A stretch of Polypterus senegalus isolate Bchr_013 chromosome 5, ASM1683550v1, whole genome shotgun sequence DNA encodes these proteins:
- the c5h8orf82 gene encoding UPF0598 protein C8orf82 homolog: protein MLRIASLTRRLIRRPRQASRVLSYVQGQSPEPRVREYFYYVDHQGQLFLDDSKVKNFISCFKDQHFLAFFFSRLQRNEIGRYQDSFPFLSLCGRERNFLRCEDRPVVFTKMLTRGSDAELLSYCGGSERLAVPFRPEALYMHPVNGRLYHPCPERSGAVGLVRSALAIELSPCFEYQQGQAPSGQPTHFHWAHRRWELTNELGEVFNQLKEKESWWPSASGLLDQCHGEDER from the exons ATGCTTCGAATCGCATCTTTGACTCGGCGGTTAATAAGGAGGCCGCGGCAAGCTAGTCGAGTCTTGAGCTACGTGCAAGGGCAGAGCCCGGAGCCCCGAGTACGGGAGTACTTCTATTACGTGGACCACCAGGGCCAG TTGTTCCTGGATGACTCAAAAGTCAAGAACTTTATCAGTTGCTTTAAAG ATCAACATTTCCTAGCCTTCTTCTTCTCACGCCTACAAAGAAATGAGATTGGTCGGTACCAGGATTCATTCCCATTCCTGTCTCTGTGTGGCAGGGAGCGTAACTTCCTACGCTGTGAAGACCGGCCAGTCGTGTTTACTAAGATGTTGACGAGAGGATCCGATGCCGAGCTCCTTTCCTATTGTGGAGGTTCAGAACGTTTGGCAGTGCCCTTTCGACCAGAAGCACTGTATATGCACCCTGTAAATGGGCGTTTATATCATCCATGCCCAGAGCGAAGTGGCGCTGTCGGACTGGTCCGCTCTGCACTTGCCATTGAGTTAAGTCCTTGTTTTGAATACCAGCAAGGCCAGGCTCCCTCAGGGCAACCAACTCATTTCCACTGGGCACACCGTCGCTGGGAATTAACAAACGAACTTGGTGAAGTTTTCAACCAGCTCAAGGAAAAGGAATCATGGTGGCCCAGTGCCAGTGGATTGTTAGATCAGTGTCATGGAGAAGACGAACGGTGA